GAGTAAAACAGTAAAGGAAATACCTTACTTGAGTGAAAATGTGATTTCAAATAGGGGAAAGGTTTTAGTGGTTGTGACGAGTACTTCAATGATTGAAAAAAATCAGAAAAAAACAGGATACGAATTGACTGAACTTTCGCGTGCTTATTATGTTTTTCAAGCTAATGGGTTTGAAGTAGATATTGCGAGTCCGAAAGGAGGAAAACCTCCAGTTGTAATTGATGATGAAGATATGGGAGTATATGATTATGCTTTTCTAAATGATAAAGAAGCACAATACAAATCAGAGAATACAATTCCACTTGATCAAATTAATTCTAGTGATTATTCGGCAGTTTATATTGTAGGAGGAAAGGGAGCAATGTTTGATTTTCCAAATCATAAGAAACTACAATCATTAATTAAATCATTGTATCAATCAGATAAAGTGGTAGGAGCGGTATGTCATGGTCCAGCGGCTTTAATTAACGTTAAATTAGATAATGGTGATTATCTTCTTAAAAATAAGAATGTGAGTAGCTTTACTTCAAAGGAAGAATTATTTCTTATTCCAGAAGCTAAAACTGTTTTCCCGTTTCTTTTACAAGAAGAACTATCTTCAAAAGGAGCGAAGTTTAATGAAGGAACCATGTATTTAGAACAAGTAAGTCATGATGATAATTTAATAACAGGTCAAAATCCATGGTCAACTTGGAAAGTTGCAGAGACTATGATTGCACAAATGGGATATACTCCGAAAGATAGAAAGATTACTGAGGATGAATTGGCTATTAATGTGTTAAGCAAATACAATTCTCATGGAAAAAGTGAAGCAAAAAAACTGATTGGTAAAATTACCAAAGAAAGTAATTCTGTAAATAGAACTCTAATTGCTCAGCATGCTGTAATTGCTGCAATGAAGGGTGAAATTTCTACATTTTATGATTTAGTAACTCTAGTTTCTTTTTTAAAGAACATTGATAAAGATTAGATGAAAAACAATTAAATTTGATAAAAATACGTGATTGAATTACTCTGATATATTTCTTATTATTTTAAGTAGTGCAGGTTTGTTGCACGGTGTATTATTTGCCTTTTATTTATTGTTTTTTAAAAAGAAAAAAACAATTTCCAATACGATATTAGGTTTTGTTTTAATATTTATGGCGTTTAGAATTGGAAAATCAATTCTATTAAACTTTAGTCACGATTTAGAACCAATTTTTATATGTATTGGACTGGCATTTATACTTTTAATTGGTCCATTTTTAAGATGGTATTTTAAAGGAATGACCACGGCTAACTTCAAATTATTAAAAATACATATTCCAGAAATTATTCCTTTTGTAATTGTATTCGGACTTAGTTTTTTGATAGCAGAATATTGGTTGCAACCTGATAACAAAGTCGCCATAATCATTTTTGCAAGTGTGTTGATATTTAGTTATTTACATTTTTTGGTGTACATTTTTTTATGTTACAGAATATTAAGAAAGTCTAAAAAAAGTATAGATAATAGTAATTATACAAAATCACAAAAATCAATTTTAAATTGGTTAATATTATTGATCGTTAGTAGTTTAGTGATTTGGGTTTCGTATTTCTTAAACATTATTGAAAACTCTGTTCCATATATTATCGGACCTATTTTATACAGTATTGTTATTTATTTTCTAACCTTTAAAGCTTTTCAATTAAACATAACCGAGGTTTCTGGAAGTGCTTTTAAAAAGAATGATGATTATGCACTTTTTGAGCGAATATCAAGTTTAGTTATTGAAGAAGATTTGTATTTAGAATCAGATATTTCCTTGGCAAAATTGAGCAAGTTAATTGGTGTTACAGCTCAGAAAACTTCGGAGGTTATCAATGAATATAGTATCGGTAATTTTAATGATTTTATTAATTATAAAAGAGTTCAGAAAGCGAAAGAAATATTAAGTTCAGAACAAGGTCAAAATTACACAATCGCTTCTGTAGCTTTTGATGTAGGTTTCAATAGTTTGTCTTCATTCAATGCATCTTTTAAAAAGTTTGAAGGAATTACTCCATCTATCTTCAAGAAAAACAGTGTTTTATAGAAGTAATGCGCTTATTTTAACAGTTAGTTATCAGTGTTTTACCTACTTTTTTAGTAATTTTAAAGAAAATAGTGAATTATGAGGACAGCATTTCTATACATATCGGTAGTTTTTTTAGTTATTGGATGTTCTTCAGCTAAAAAAACAGTTTCTCCAGAGCAACTAAAAAAGGTAGAAACAATTGTAACGAACAAATCATTTAAAATTGACTCTGATTGGGCATTTCCTATGGTTACTAGCTCACTAATTAGTTTACAAAATGCTGGTTTTTTTCCAAACACTAGTACAGCTAGTATGATTGATATTACGAGTCATAATCAATATTTTATTTTTAATAAAGATTCTGTAAACGCTAGCTTACCGTATTATGGAGAAAGACAAATGGGAGCGGCTTATGATAGATCAAATAATGGAGGAATAGAATTCAATGGTGTTCCGGAAAATTACACGATGAATAAAACAAAGAGAGGAGACTACAGAATTAAATTTAAAATAAAAGATAAAAATGCATTAACTGAAACCTACAGAGTGGATGTTATGATTTATAAGAATATGTCAACCAAAATCAATGTATTCAGCTCACATAGATTTAAAATCGAGTATAGAGGAAAATTGAAAGAGCTAGACAAGGATGCAGAAATTTAATCTAAAATTTAATTAAAAGTTTTATTATATGACCAGGCGATAAGTCTGGTTTTTTTATTTCCATGTTCCATTGGAATTATAGTATAGCTTAATTTTAGATTGAATATTTTTATTTCTAATCTCACAATAAATTTAGGCGTCATTCCGAATTTATTTCGGAATCTCATAAAGTTACTAAAGAAACATTTATAATGAGAACCTGAAATAAATTCAGGTTGACGTTTCGTTATAAATTATGTAAAGTCATGATTGAAAACTTTTTATAAAAGACCAGGCGATAAGTCTGGTTTTTTTATTTCCATGCTCCATTGGAATTATAGTATACTTTGCCTTTAGTTTTTTCAATTGTTTCTCAAGTTTTGGCAAATTTTCTTTTCTTGAAACTAAGCTTGTAAAATAACCTACTTGTGATTTAAAATCAACACTCTGCTTAATCATACGCTTTAAAAACAGGGCTTCTCCGCCATTACACCACAATTCGCTATGTTGACCACCAAAATTTAATTCTGAGGCTCCTTTACCTAAATTTTTAAGCTTCTGACTGGCATTTTTCGAAGCATCTTCTTCCGAAGTATAAAATGGAGGATTACACATCGTAAAATGGAAATAATCATCTTGCTGAATAATTCCTTTGAAAATATTAGCATTATCCATTTGTTGAATGATTTTTACTTTGTCCTTTAAATTAGTTGTAAAATCGATGTTTTTCCTTGCTGCTTCAATACTTTGAGCATTAATATCGCAACCTACCATGTGCCAATTATAAACTTGAACACCCAAAATAGTATAAATAGCATTGGCACCAACACCAACATCTAGTCCTTTTACAGGTTCTTGTTCTTTGGCAATTATATCCGCAACATAATGAATATAATCTACCCGACTAGGAATGGGCGGACATAAAAATCCATCAGGAAGTTCCCAGTTTTCCAATTCATAATGATGAATTAATAGCGATTTGTTTAATTCTATAACTGCTTTAGGATTAGAAAAGTCAATCGTTAGAGAATTTGTATGTTTATTTAACGTCACAAACTCCTGTAAAGTGGTATTAACTTTGATTAAACTATCAAAATTGTAAGATGAATTCTTATGTATATTTCTTGGATGCATGAGAATTCAAAAGTATAAAAAAGGAAAATTGTTTCATTAATTTAAAGAGAAAAGAGTTTTTGTGTTTAATCTTTTTTTAAATTTGTTAAACATGGAAATCATCAAATTCACAAATAAAGGTATTTATTGTATTCCGGGTAAGTTCTATTTGGATCCTTGGTATCCTGTGGATTATGCTATTATTTCACACGGACACGCAGATCACGCACGTTGGGGAATGAAACATTATTTGTGTCATACGCTGACGAAAAACATTATAAAACACAGAATTGGCGCGGATATATCTGTAGAAACTCTGAATTATAATGAACCTAAAACGATAAATGGTGTACAAGTTAGTTTTCATCCAGCAGGACATATTATTGGTTCTTGTCAAATTCGCTTAGAATATAAAGGTAAAGTTGTGGTGTTTTCTGGAGATTATAAAATTAAAGAAGATGGACTAACGACGCCTTTTGAATCCGTAAAATGTCATGAATTTATCACTGAAAGTACCTTTGGTTTACCGATTTATAAATGGCAACCAGAGCATCTTTTAAAAGCTCAAATTCACGATTGGATTCAGACCAATCTTTCTAACAATAGAACCAGTGTCTTTTTTGGTTATTCTTTGGGTAAATCTCAAAGAATCATGAAACTCTTGGAAGATTTTGATGAAATCTATGTACACAATGCCATTCATCATATTAATAATGCGATAGAAACATCAGGAGTTGCTTTGCCAAAAACAATTCGACTAGATGGTAATTTTAAGAAAGACGATATGAAAAATAAGATTGTTATCATGCCACCAGCATTATTAGGAAGTAAATTATTGAAAAGGATTCCCAACTCGGCAACGGCTATTTGTTCTGGTTGGATGCAAATTCGTGGAAATAGACGCTGGCGCGGTGTTGATGCAGGATTCGTTGTTAGTGATCATGCAGATTGGGATGGTTTATTACTAGCGGTTAAAGCTTCAGAAGCAGAAAAAGTGTATGTGACTCATGGTTCACAAGCTTCATTTTCTCGATATTTAAATGAAATCGGAATTGAATCTGAAGAAGTAATTACGGAATACGGAGAAGAACAGATCAATTCAGAAGAAAAAAAGACTGTAGAAACAGCAGCATCAAAATAAATGAAGGCATTTACGCAACTTATCAATAGTATCGAAATAACGAATAAAACCAATGCTAAAATTGAAGCTTTGGTTCGTTACTTTGAAACTGCTGAGGATAAAGATAAGTTGTGGATGATTGCCTTATTTACTGGTAAACGTCCTTCCAGACCCGTAAAATCTTCCTTAATGAAAGAATGGTGTATGGAAATTTCTAAAATTCCAGAATGGCTTTTTTTAGAGAGTTACAGTACTGTTGGAGATTTGGGTGAAACTTTGGCTTTATTATTACCTGATCCATTAAACACTATAGAAAAACCGGTATATGAATGGATGGACGAATTGGTAGCATTAAAACCTAAAACAGAAGAAGAGAAAAAGGAGTATGTGCTCAAAGCTTGGAACGGATTACAACCGCAGGAACGTTTGATTTTCAATAAGTTGATTGGTGGAAGTTTTAGAATTGGTGTATCTAAAAAAACATTAGTTAATGCTTTAGCGAAACTTACCAATACAGATGTAAATCAATTGATGCATAGTATTATAGGGAATTGGGATATCAACACTATTACTTTTGATGAATTGCTTTCTGGAGCGC
This genomic window from Tenacibaculum sp. 190524A05c contains:
- a CDS encoding type 1 glutamine amidotransferase domain-containing protein; its protein translation is MFKKYRFLKISLLSILSLVLIIFLFGYWFINLLPARDKTLMSKTVKEIPYLSENVISNRGKVLVVVTSTSMIEKNQKKTGYELTELSRAYYVFQANGFEVDIASPKGGKPPVVIDDEDMGVYDYAFLNDKEAQYKSENTIPLDQINSSDYSAVYIVGGKGAMFDFPNHKKLQSLIKSLYQSDKVVGAVCHGPAALINVKLDNGDYLLKNKNVSSFTSKEELFLIPEAKTVFPFLLQEELSSKGAKFNEGTMYLEQVSHDDNLITGQNPWSTWKVAETMIAQMGYTPKDRKITEDELAINVLSKYNSHGKSEAKKLIGKITKESNSVNRTLIAQHAVIAAMKGEISTFYDLVTLVSFLKNIDKD
- a CDS encoding helix-turn-helix domain-containing protein, producing MAFRIGKSILLNFSHDLEPIFICIGLAFILLIGPFLRWYFKGMTTANFKLLKIHIPEIIPFVIVFGLSFLIAEYWLQPDNKVAIIIFASVLIFSYLHFLVYIFLCYRILRKSKKSIDNSNYTKSQKSILNWLILLIVSSLVIWVSYFLNIIENSVPYIIGPILYSIVIYFLTFKAFQLNITEVSGSAFKKNDDYALFERISSLVIEEDLYLESDISLAKLSKLIGVTAQKTSEVINEYSIGNFNDFINYKRVQKAKEILSSEQGQNYTIASVAFDVGFNSLSSFNASFKKFEGITPSIFKKNSVL
- a CDS encoding DUF4251 domain-containing protein → MRTAFLYISVVFLVIGCSSAKKTVSPEQLKKVETIVTNKSFKIDSDWAFPMVTSSLISLQNAGFFPNTSTASMIDITSHNQYFIFNKDSVNASLPYYGERQMGAAYDRSNNGGIEFNGVPENYTMNKTKRGDYRIKFKIKDKNALTETYRVDVMIYKNMSTKINVFSSHRFKIEYRGKLKELDKDAEI
- the rlmF gene encoding 23S rRNA (adenine(1618)-N(6))-methyltransferase RlmF, which codes for MHPRNIHKNSSYNFDSLIKVNTTLQEFVTLNKHTNSLTIDFSNPKAVIELNKSLLIHHYELENWELPDGFLCPPIPSRVDYIHYVADIIAKEQEPVKGLDVGVGANAIYTILGVQVYNWHMVGCDINAQSIEAARKNIDFTTNLKDKVKIIQQMDNANIFKGIIQQDDYFHFTMCNPPFYTSEEDASKNASQKLKNLGKGASELNFGGQHSELWCNGGEALFLKRMIKQSVDFKSQVGYFTSLVSRKENLPKLEKQLKKLKAKYTIIPMEHGNKKTRLIAWSFIKSFQS
- a CDS encoding ligase-associated DNA damage response exonuclease, coding for MEIIKFTNKGIYCIPGKFYLDPWYPVDYAIISHGHADHARWGMKHYLCHTLTKNIIKHRIGADISVETLNYNEPKTINGVQVSFHPAGHIIGSCQIRLEYKGKVVVFSGDYKIKEDGLTTPFESVKCHEFITESTFGLPIYKWQPEHLLKAQIHDWIQTNLSNNRTSVFFGYSLGKSQRIMKLLEDFDEIYVHNAIHHINNAIETSGVALPKTIRLDGNFKKDDMKNKIVIMPPALLGSKLLKRIPNSATAICSGWMQIRGNRRWRGVDAGFVVSDHADWDGLLLAVKASEAEKVYVTHGSQASFSRYLNEIGIESEEVITEYGEEQINSEEKKTVETAASK